The following coding sequences lie in one Thermodesulforhabdaceae bacterium genomic window:
- a CDS encoding DUF4388 domain-containing protein, which yields METQAQGFRGSIVGIGLHDIIQLICTSTTENLKIKVRSDTSEGAICISSGQILHAQTLEKEGEDAFYEILSWQNGEFNVVPTEPEMIGKISIHKPWQQLILEAARLKDEGHLKPQEQSKLTVYCEKCEKRFYIPSDRIPAGKKVRVRCPNCQNTIELVRDEDILEGFEVEIERWKREETSIEELFLDGREGVLLCSSDEQSIQQISKFLNQEDYNIKVARTGRDAFKYLQGGSFQIIIIDETIGKTEQHEYNILLYYMQKLPMNIRRRFFICLLSSSMKTRDKWAAFRLGVDLVVNKNSFEVIDELLHYSLTQKKRFYAPFLEELQILRAS from the coding sequence ATGGAAACCCAGGCTCAGGGATTCAGAGGAAGTATAGTAGGAATTGGGTTGCACGACATAATTCAGCTAATTTGCACATCTACTACAGAAAATCTCAAAATCAAAGTAAGAAGCGATACAAGCGAAGGAGCTATTTGCATATCCAGCGGGCAGATTCTTCATGCTCAGACCCTAGAAAAAGAAGGCGAAGATGCTTTTTATGAGATTCTTTCCTGGCAGAACGGGGAATTTAATGTAGTGCCAACAGAACCGGAAATGATAGGAAAGATATCAATCCACAAGCCATGGCAGCAACTTATTCTTGAAGCGGCTCGCTTAAAGGACGAAGGTCACCTGAAACCTCAGGAACAGTCAAAATTAACAGTTTACTGCGAAAAGTGCGAAAAAAGGTTTTACATTCCATCAGACCGAATCCCGGCCGGCAAAAAAGTGCGTGTGCGATGTCCAAATTGTCAAAACACGATTGAACTGGTGCGAGATGAAGATATCCTGGAAGGATTCGAAGTAGAAATTGAACGGTGGAAACGAGAAGAAACTTCGATTGAGGAGCTTTTTCTTGATGGGCGAGAAGGGGTACTCCTGTGCTCATCGGATGAACAGTCTATTCAGCAAATTTCTAAATTCCTCAATCAGGAAGACTACAACATAAAAGTTGCCCGAACCGGAAGAGATGCATTCAAATATCTTCAGGGAGGATCTTTCCAAATAATCATTATTGATGAAACTATAGGAAAAACAGAACAACATGAATACAATATCCTGCTCTACTATATGCAAAAACTCCCCATGAATATAAGACGTCGCTTTTTCATTTGCTTGTTAAGTAGCTCTATGAAAACGCGAGACAAATGGGCAGCCTTTCGACTTGGAGTGGACTTGGTGGTGAACAAAAATTCTTTCGAAGTGATAGATGAGCTTTTGCATTACTCACTAACTCAAAAAAAACGTTTTTATGCACCATTTTTAGAAGAACTTCAGATATTGAGGGCAAGCTAA
- a CDS encoding cob(I)yrinic acid a,c-diamide adenosyltransferase, whose amino-acid sequence MATEPVKQIFVFSKKGDSGTTSLLSGERISKANLRPEAYGTLDEASSMVGVVKALTRSSFVKEMLDTIQSDLVILGAELASTQQDPPYKISAEAIERIEKWIRDLQLEVPLPREFVHPGATLVGAVTDVARTIVRRAERRMAAIKDEGEQIRQEALSYINRLADFLFTLARYLDATEKAD is encoded by the coding sequence ATGGCTACAGAGCCGGTTAAACAGATTTTCGTTTTTTCCAAAAAAGGCGATAGTGGAACAACGAGTCTTCTTTCAGGCGAGAGAATTTCAAAGGCAAATCTTCGCCCGGAAGCTTATGGAACTCTAGACGAAGCCAGTTCCATGGTAGGGGTTGTTAAAGCCCTGACTCGTAGCTCTTTTGTTAAAGAAATGCTAGATACAATACAATCCGATCTAGTAATACTGGGAGCAGAGCTGGCATCAACTCAACAGGATCCACCATACAAAATCTCTGCAGAAGCAATCGAGCGCATCGAAAAATGGATAAGGGATCTTCAACTGGAAGTTCCTTTGCCTAGAGAATTCGTTCACCCAGGAGCCACACTGGTAGGAGCAGTAACAGATGTCGCCAGAACTATAGTAAGGCGCGCCGAAAGACGAATGGCGGCTATAAAGGACGAAGGGGAACAAATCAGGCAGGAAGCTCTATCTTATATTAACCGGCTTGCCGATTTTCTGTTTACTTTAGC
- a CDS encoding aldo/keto reductase — MGGEYVIFGNTGLKVSRLVFGTWVTGGWAWGGSDENESLKAIITAFENGINFIDTAPIYGFGRAEEIVGKAIKTWGKREDVVIATKGGLEWDEGGKRIRRNSRPERLAEEVDQSLKRLGVDLIDLYQIHWPDEQTPFEDSMEILVKIRDAGKIRFIGLSNFAPDQIDRCISVGPVHSLQPPYNMFEREAEKEILPYCIKHGIPTLVYGGLCRGLLTGKFKGTETFPKGDLRRHDDKFKSPAFQQYVQVIETIRREIDPERKYGKTMAQFALRWALQRPGVTTVIAGARNPQQARENCGAIGWEIEEKDMVFIERVLSSLS; from the coding sequence ATGGGTGGAGAATATGTAATTTTCGGCAACACAGGATTGAAGGTTTCGCGATTGGTTTTTGGAACTTGGGTGACGGGTGGATGGGCATGGGGCGGTTCGGATGAAAATGAGTCTCTTAAGGCTATAATTACTGCTTTTGAGAATGGCATAAACTTTATCGATACTGCTCCCATCTACGGTTTTGGCAGAGCTGAGGAAATTGTGGGAAAGGCCATAAAAACCTGGGGAAAGCGAGAAGATGTTGTTATTGCTACAAAAGGTGGCCTTGAATGGGACGAAGGCGGAAAACGAATTCGTAGAAACTCTCGCCCCGAAAGGCTGGCTGAAGAAGTTGATCAGAGTCTGAAAAGACTCGGTGTTGATCTAATTGATCTTTACCAGATTCACTGGCCAGACGAACAGACTCCTTTTGAAGATTCTATGGAAATACTTGTAAAAATTCGGGATGCAGGGAAAATCAGGTTTATAGGTTTATCGAACTTTGCCCCCGATCAGATAGATCGCTGTATTAGTGTAGGTCCTGTCCATAGTTTACAGCCTCCCTATAACATGTTTGAACGGGAAGCCGAGAAGGAAATCCTTCCTTACTGTATAAAGCACGGAATTCCAACCCTTGTTTATGGTGGACTTTGTAGAGGACTTCTTACAGGTAAATTCAAGGGCACTGAAACGTTTCCTAAAGGTGATTTAAGGCGACATGACGACAAGTTCAAATCACCGGCTTTTCAACAATATGTGCAGGTTATTGAAACTATTCGCCGGGAGATAGATCCCGAAAGGAAATACGGAAAAACAATGGCGCAGTTTGCTCTCAGGTGGGCTCTCCAACGGCCTGGAGTGACTACAGTCATTGCCGGAGCCAGGAATCCTCAACAGGCTCGAGAAAATTGTGGTGCTATCGGATGGGAAATAGAAGAAAAGGATATGGTTTTCATCGAAAGGGTTCTTTCTTCGTTGTCTTAA